A single Anatilimnocola floriformis DNA region contains:
- a CDS encoding HDOD domain-containing protein, with protein MPNATPGLKELLGNAQLPALPQSAIRLLELSQNPDNGPAEFAVPIEADPGLTGQVLKFVNSSYFGFSREISSVKLAITLVGIRTIKNFALWSAVFSLMPNPKCGPFDLKSLWQDSLRRGLFARAFGKLKGLKDAEDLFAAALLQDMAVPLLAKELPTQYVELLQGRNNGEVRLSTLEQAKFGWTHATAAGVMARSWSLPEEFARLIEKHCDLNQLVDSGSKDIGAVSVALSASLPAASDKVWCERETFLAAFTKVAGPGVNPKEALAKVDQEFTEFGPVLKLAAPAKSLVAYLEEQTVPA; from the coding sequence ATGCCGAATGCTACGCCTGGTCTGAAGGAACTGCTCGGGAACGCCCAACTGCCGGCCCTGCCGCAGAGCGCGATCCGCCTGCTCGAACTATCGCAAAACCCCGACAATGGCCCGGCCGAATTTGCCGTGCCGATCGAAGCCGACCCCGGCCTGACCGGCCAGGTGCTGAAGTTCGTCAACTCGTCGTACTTCGGTTTCTCGCGCGAGATCTCGAGCGTCAAGCTGGCGATTACGCTCGTCGGCATTCGCACGATCAAGAACTTCGCGCTGTGGAGCGCGGTCTTCAGTCTCATGCCGAATCCGAAGTGCGGGCCGTTCGACCTGAAGAGCCTCTGGCAGGATTCGCTCCGCCGCGGCTTGTTCGCTCGCGCCTTCGGCAAGCTCAAGGGCCTCAAGGATGCTGAAGATCTCTTCGCCGCCGCCTTGCTGCAAGACATGGCCGTGCCGTTGCTCGCCAAGGAACTGCCGACGCAATACGTCGAACTGCTGCAAGGCCGCAACAACGGCGAAGTCCGCCTGAGCACGCTCGAACAAGCCAAGTTTGGTTGGACGCACGCGACGGCCGCTGGCGTGATGGCTCGCAGCTGGAGCCTGCCGGAAGAGTTCGCCCGCCTGATTGAAAAGCATTGCGACTTGAACCAACTCGTCGATAGCGGCAGCAAAGACATCGGCGCCGTTTCAGTCGCCCTCTCTGCTTCGCTCCCCGCTGCCAGTGACAAAGTGTGGTGCGAACGTGAAACGTTCCTCGCCGCCTTTACGAAGGTCGCTGGGCCGGGCGTCAATCCGAAAGAAGCCCTCGCCAAGGTCGATCAAGAATTCACCGAGTTCGGCCCCGTGCTGAAGCTCGCCGCGCCGGCCAAGTCGCTGGTGGCTTACTTGGAAGAACAGACCGTGCCTGCTTAG